The nucleotide sequence aaatttcaatcagattaatttacttaaagttttaagcttcacctctttcttctaacgtctcatgagtgagtaagaaaattgttttccTGAATGAACCAATAATTATTAATATTCGTTACAGTTTTATTGGTGCCTCCGTGTGAAGTTTAACCCATATTCATTACATTTTATTGGTGCCCCCTGTGGAGACATTAATATTCACTACAGcacccagagatgatactgatcaaaagttatcgaaagcttctcTCTATttcgaagggtgtggccactatggcgccgccattttgagccatcaccatggaacatcaagtcatcataactccttcatgctttgcctgactgatatgaaacttcacatgtgtaatgagggtAAGCCCCTTACCACACCTTgctcctctgtttgtgctctgagtaccccctagtggatgaaccatcaacatgtcataactccatgcattgtgtgatttactTGACATTTGAACTATTTGATGAGCGGcccaagtaggcaacgtcctatgaggaccctattgtaattgcgctgtttattattattattattatttattattattctcactcttgaaatcgaactttcggcctcttcccatgctcaaaaactcaaactttccaaagtcgtccggccggatccaaaattcaatattttgggggcgacacacatggttgcagaaaaatcgcaaaatagcgccccctagacattttcaaaaacctctccgcattgggcttttttcgtcgtagcctcacgaaattcggtacacatatttaccatgccaggatgcacgaaaaagtctcttactgtcatggtgaaatatcgacaggaagtcggccattttgattttaagtttcgattttgagcaaatttttgccatttttggccatttccactaaaggatggaaaaggtgcgcgacaactgctataagtattgtttactttttcagactttcactgttacattgttttggatgagatttttttttttgttaatttatacacttttaagttaagcaataacacgacagagaaagatttatttttaaagaattttttttatactttgaagcaggacaggatgctcatattgaaattatgagtgaaaatttattttgcactaaaaataaattgctacataatttgttttccgcatgttcatatcataacaaatgcatgtgtgcatctacttaaattcagggtcaagtcaatagtcaaatggttaaaaatcgtttcacacactcgctgggaagggtgaaggcaatggttggtccatggaaatagagactggaatggacgtcacgtgactagcggcgtgccccacggcggccattactgagggtggagagagaccatgatcctgttaaacagaagcgatatgaggagaaaaaaggcagccaatgcgtcaccatcaactgcacgaaccacaaaaacaagttctccaatactaaaatgaactgtacaagagccttaatgtaattatgtaaaacaaatgtctattttaaagtcgttatgcggcaaattaatgtcaatatactgagactataactcaacgccataagttcttttcattaagctgcgttcacatttatgtctatatatatacttgcagctgtttaATATATGTAcgtggtggtcacaggaggcatttaaatttgaacagtgtggttggaggggatggaggtactttttaccctgactgacggtcaaaagtcataaattctgaatgactttatatctacttgtaataaaatgttagtaaaaatcatatatgttgttgtcattaaaagactagcagtaatattacagtggaaaaagcagcaaggtaaatgagcacaatggcaaggcttacttcagattaatattttaatattaatctgagtaaatgaacagaatggaatattttccccaaatttccacactttacataaaacatttttttctgcctagacatgtatgggttcattagaaagagcaattaaagggctttaaaacaagcctacttttattaaaatctgttaaatagcgacaataaagcgagaaaagcagcagtttgtcgtaatttccccaaatttctgcattttacataaaagttttgtttttttttttcacccacacatgcataggtgcattggaaagagctttcaaagggctttgaaacaagcctacatttattaaaatccattaagaaatagtgacgctagtgcaaaaaaagcagtcagtttattatttatgagctgcacatttccacccttagtaatggcgccttcctttcctgagtgacgctaatagatagaggcgcgcatgtccattccagtctatatttccatgggccggtcagccctgccagtgaggtgtcccttatttatttttcagagagttggcaaccctagtcacGAAGCATGTCGCTGCTCCGAATTCACAATGCTCTGATAGCTGTCAAAGCTCTGCtaatggacatgcgcgcctctatctattagcgaaGTTAGCCACTGACTGACCTGACTTTCAGAAGTGACTGTGGAACTTGAAACGCTGGACAATTACAGATGGTTTTGGATTGTGGTGGTTGCCTACGAGTTTGACTAAGTCTGCATATGGAATTTCACCTGGTTTCCGTGGTGTAGCTAAGTTCCTTATCAGCTTATAAGTCTTTGCCCCACACACACTCAGGAGAAACGAGCGCTTCCGAGCCTCTTCAGTAATTCCATTAGCATTGAAAAAGTGTCCCAACCTTTCCTCATACTCGGGCCAATCCTCATCTCCCTCCACAAATGCACCGATTGTCCCAAACGTTGCCATGATGTGCACAGGTCGTTGTACTTCTCTGTGTCCCCTTTCCACAACAACTGGTGCTCTCTTTCTCTTGAAGACCACACCTTGTTCCTCTGCGATGGCTTGTTGTTCCTCTCCACTGTTTTTACTCATAGCTGCCTATTGAAAGCTAGCTATAACACTTGACAAGCTATAgctaacaacaaaaaataaatgagaaAAACTCATCCAGTTCACCTCGTCGCCAAAAATATGGGGTAACTTGTAAATATAAAGAACCACGAAACACAGATGCCGAGTTTTCACCTTTATctgaattgtaaatataaaacatatttCTGTGTCAGAGAACCAACACGACTCAGGAACatgtagtcttcttctgtttaacCCTTGCTGGCAATAGTAGTACACATCCCTACATTCTAATGGTCATAGAGTGCCACCTACTGGTAATAATGTACATTGCCCATATTTACTGCATTACAAGAAAAACGATGCAAGGTGActgttggatttatgtatatatggatatgtcagttatcacacattcttttattatacattcttctagtctatattccttatattatacattcttttattaatactttagtaatggaaataaactcattgtatctgttagaagtctgttgctgacttcttgatgacctcttgataaagtatgttacaaatgaatgattacatgagttgtttttatccttgcagttagagagaaaaaggaacttatgtgatgtcgcaaagcgaggtcagaagagttgatgtccaaaacaacttatcaaaccattaaaaatataaaatataaaataaataataaggaatgaaaatgtttgtatatgatcatatgaattgcttttgtgcaaaagagttgtaaagattgaatatgattccaaaagaaagtatgctgtattgcaaattgtgttactagctgtgttgccaaatgatgtttctactgcacgcatgtggtttcaaccacaggaaagaacaaaaggttaaccgacatgtgctgactgaagataacacctgaagaacggagcccaggagagaagtcctgaccgcaccttccccaaaccagtagcctgaggtcgcagaaaccagaagtcgcaaatcttgctcaactgtagttgcaagacctgtttatgattgctcaactgcttatgccacgtatgctgacaaccgcacctgtatgacgtcctaataaaaagagcgagagtgcagccagagtttagtgcagtttggagattgttagaatagtttgtctctgtgctgcactcctcgcgagcatttacaattgaattctactctgactcttatttgactgttgtgtctttctctgttacagttttatgatgtttaggtggttttaaacctaacattactttggtccttcgagccggatgtcaacatacctgaagggttccagcggacgagactgacaccaggaaaatccttggccaaggtaccgagaccctttgacgggactggctcggtccgccggctgggatccggaaggttgaagactaatccgtgaggggaagacagcggttgagtgagtagaattttaattgaaaaacaaactataagtatgtgtggtgacaggtagtcacataaacggacaggacagtgaatagtgacaggaagtcatgttaaaaccctgagaattctagacaatgtcaggtaatgttaaacgcagttaaaccccgtaagggtgaacagaatcctctagtatcgaactagttaaactctgtattaggaggcacgggctcctctggcgtctaaattaataccggtgaaaaagtgtgacagtgtaataaaggtgactgaatgagagtgacgggtcattagatcctcctctatataaaattacgggaaagtaaacagcgaccactggtcagaggcagaggcaaggatttcccgcttccttcggggaggagaaagggaactcactggctggtggaaaattaaattcgctgtcccgtaagaagcacataaccagtgtttagaacactgtaggtgttgaaaacccactggtctaaattttatctttataaaaacaaaaaagataaaaataacgTAAAAATGGGGAAGTCAAACAGTAAGACACAAAGGCAGGCTCCGCGGGACCGTCTAGGTAACAAagattggaaatttatggaacaaaAGATCCTACACATGTCTCATATTTAGACACATGGATTACAAAACATGGATTCGACGGCCAAATAAACAGACCATCATTGTCAAAATTAAGAGaatctattaaaaagaaaaacaaaaatgatgagtggaaaatgatgaaggagggatggaacaaaattattgcatgggaggaagctgcagatcaaagacgagaaggtgagaggaagagtagggagaaagacagggaaaaacaaaacaagactgaaggaggaaattcagaaattttcttgcacaaaaaggaggacgatgaaaccacctgtccacccataagagtgcaagtgtatgttgaagaaagacgcggagaaaaggaacagataaatgacaccaaatcagaatcaaaacaaactgaaaaaatgacTGATTCTACAAAACCAAGTCTGTATCCAGACCTGGAGCAACAAACGGATGACAAACCACCAGCATATCACTCACCGCCGCCCCAGAGACCAGTTACAAGGTCCTTGACACGATCGAGAAATTCTGTCCCCTCCCAGTGCACCTGAAGCATCAGGGTGGGATTGGGTTAAACTAAAGGGCTCAAAATCACCACCCGTATACTCACTTGATGGTACAGAACAGTACCCCATGATACAAGTAGCTAATCCAAATGTGGCGGTGGATCAAAGACCTACACTTTTGGTCTACCGCACTTGGACAATGGACGACATAAAGTCCGCATTAACAGGGGTGGCGGATCCTCAAGAAGATGTTGAACAGTGCTGTCGAGATTTAGAAAACCTCCGTGGTTCATATAATTTAGATGGCACGGAGGTCCAGCAGGTTTATATGGGAGCTTTAAAGAAATACTGGGGGGTTGTAAAAGGGGATTGGTCACCTGCAAGTGGCGACGGCACAGCTTTACCACATAATAGCGACATACTGACCCAGCGAGTGACAGCGTTACAAAAACGAATCaaagaaaaattcaaaaaacaagcTAATTATGCTGATATTAATCGTACTAAACAAAAAGACGATGAACCTTTTGAAGATTACAAGTTAAGAATGGAaaaggttttccgtgcaaacagTGGTCTAGTACCAGAGCAGGAAGAAGGAGTATACGAACAACTCAAAAACGCCCTCCATCAAAACAGCAAACAGGGAGTTAAACATTGGattgaaaaacacatgataaatttTCCCACATCCACGTTAGATAACTATGTTGACCATGCTATGCATGCTGATAAGGTCCAGAGTCAGAAGAAAAATACAGGGAAAACACCTGCTGTTTTCCTGGCTGACCTGACCGATGATCCAAACGAGGACCTCTATTATCAAAGAGGATACCCGGATCGTGGTCAACAAGGCCGAGGGAATTTCAAGGGAAGATTTCAGGAAGGACGCCGACACATAGAACAGAGAGGTGGACCTCCACGTTGGAGTCAAAATAGCGACAGATTCAATGACAGGGGAAATCAGAAGAGACAGgactttccaccaccaacagggcCGCAACAGTGTTGGATCTGTAATGAGGAAGGACACATCTCTCGGGACTGTCCTCGCAGAGGACAAAACACACATCAGAGTAAATGACTAACCGACCAATCACCAAAATTAGGTCTAGACATGCCTGTTGATCTTGATCTGCAGGAACTCATGTCAGTTGAAAGTGTCCGACCAGAAATAACGCTTTTGGTGAATGGACACTCTGTGTCCTTCTTGTGCGATTCAGGTGCCTGTAAGACAACCTGTAATGTGAAGATTCCTGGTGTCCATCGCGGAAGCGAAATATATTGGGTTCGATCAGCAAATGGGAAAATTACACCAGTCCCACTGTCTGACCCAATATGGCTGCGGGACCCTGAGGGACAATCATGTTACATGCCTATTTTACTGATGCCTGAATGTCCAGTTAATCTGTTGGGCAGAGATGGACTTTGTCAACTGAgactagcactggtgcctcagggGAATAATATGATTGTGAAGCGAAAAAATGATTTACAACCTACAGATCTTAATGTCCTGACCACTGATGCAACTGataagttttattacacattGGATATTCCAAATGTTGAACCGCAAAACTTTGCTTCTTTACTCCTAAATTGGGGAAGGGACACCCTAACACAGGTCCAGGACGAAATGTCAGCAGAACAACTCCACATAACTATGTGGTACAAAAATACGCCAGGTCCCGACTTGCAATATGAAACCACCTTACGCACTCTTCCTACTCCACGACCGTTGGTGACCTATATCTACAGTGATGGGATCTCCAACGCGGCGTGCGGAGTGGAACAGTTATCGGACGCTGTGATGCATTTGTACAAACAAAGCGGGCCACCACACGTTTCCCTGTTCAAAGATTCTGTTGTCCCTTGGCATTGCTTATCAGCACTAGTGGACATGGGACAAAAAACCACCAATTGGGTGAGGAAAACTAGGGATATTTGGGAAAGCCCTCAGACAGGGTTGACTAGGACTCAAATTTATCTTCCAATCGACGCTCCTGTTGGAGTTCATACTGATGATAGCTCTGATGCATGAAATTTTGTACTAACTCAAGAAGAGCAGTCACTCCTTACGGAAGTACCGCCACATTTGTGGTCTTCAGGGCCAACTGATGTTGGACTAGTCAAGGGAGCACTACCTGTAGTCATCAGGCCAAAGACTGAATACAGACCTTGTATCagacaatatccattaaaacccgATGCATTGGAAGGCATCAAACCCGTCATAGCAGATCTTATTCAAGCAAAGGTCATTGTGGAGTGTCCTGATTCACCATGCAACACTCCAATTTTTCCGGTGAAAAAGGCAGCTCCTTCCACTGGTTGGAGAATGGTCCAGGACTTACAGGCTGTTAATAATGCTGTAGTCCAGAGGGCACCTTGTGTACCTGACCCACATACATTGCTGAATTCTCTTCGACCTGATGCTACGTTCTTCACggttgtggacatcagcaatgCCTTTTTCTCCGTTCCTGTAGACAAGGATAGTCAGTTCTGGTTTGCTTTCACCTTTGCGGGAAAGCGATACACGTTTACTCGCCTACCGCAGGGCTATTGTGAAAGTCCCACaatttattcgcaagtaatgtctgccagcatggcatcctttgttccaccaggaaacagtcaaattctcctgTATGTTGATGATATTTTGCTGGTCTCACCCGATAAAACAACATGTGTAGGAGACACTCTTGCTCTATTATTCCACCTGGCGAAAGAAGGTCACAAAGTCAGTAAGAATAAATTGCagttgtggaaaaatgaagtAAAGTATTTGGGTCACAATTTGAGTTGTGAAGGACGAACACTCGTAGCAGACAGGAAAACAGCCATTCTACAGGCCCCCAAACCACTGACTAAACGACAAGTGATGTCCTTTTTGGGCCTGACAAACTATTGCAGAAGTTGGGTGCCTGACTATGCACAAATTGTGCACCCTTTAAACAGATTAATGTACACTGAAGACATTTCAATGAACACAACTGTTAAATGGACTTCTGAAGCAGAAGacgcattttcaaaaataaaacaagcattaacctctgcagctgctttggcacttccaaattataacaaaacttttgtacaaatgattgactgtaagggccactttatgacttccgtactcacacagcaacatggaaccaaactccGCCCAGTTGCGTACTACTCTGCCAAATTGGATAGTGTGGCTTGCGCCCTCCCCCATTGTGTACGTGCTGTTGTGGCAGCATCAATGGCTGTGGAATGCAGTGCTGGCGTAGTCCTCTTCCACCCACTAATCCTCAAAGTGCCACAcgcagtgtcggcattgctgctacaaaccaACATGACCTTTTTATCACCGGCACGCCATCTGTCTTGCATGGCCACGCTGCTGTCCCAACCGCATGTCACAATCGAACGATGCACCACACTGAATCCTGCAACTTTGATTCCACTTCCTGATGACGGGGAACCACATGACTGTCTAGATTCGACTCAGACTGTAGCAAAATCCAGACCGGACTTACAAGACACGCCCCTGACACTTGGCGATGTAGTTTTCGTGGATGGATCTTCTAGGAAGAATGATATGGGCATAACTTTAACAGGTTATGCTGTAGTCACAAATACTCGCGTCCTGCGAGCCGAGCGCCTGCCACCGCATTTCTCGTCTCAGGCTGCAGAGCTAATTGCTCTCTCACATGCCTGCACCTTATATAAAGACAAACCAGTCACTGTTTACACtgacagtcaatatgcatttgCGTCCGTTCATGTATTTGCTCAACATTGGAAAAACAGGGGGATGGTGACCTCCACTGGTAAACCTGTCACACATGGAGAACAACTAAACCGCCTCCTGGCTGCTGTTCAGTTACCCTCCAAAATTGCAgtatgcaaatgtgcagctcacACAGGGAAATCTGACTCTGTATCTCAAGGAAATCATTATGCAGATATTTCTGCAAaggctgctgcagcaggagaGCTTAGTGTACTCCATGTTGACCCAGTACAGGACGTCACACTTCCTGTTGACAAACACAGTTTATCTTCTCAAGTTCTCTCTGATATGCAACATCAGAGTTCAGATGTAGAAAAGGACTTATGGACTAAACGCGGAGCTACTATCCGTGATGGCATTTATTGCTGACCATTGGGGAAACCCATTTTACCTAAAAATTTGTATAGATGGGCTGCCATATTGAGCCATGGAATTTCTCATGTCTCCACAGGGGGGATGATGAGCCAGATTAATGCCATCTATACAACCTTTGGATTTAACACGTACTCTAAACATTTTTGCAGAGCATGTCTCACGTGTGCCAAACACAACtcccaaggcaatttgagacctaaaagaggaaaatttcccactccacaatatccttttcaggttatacatatggactacattcaactaagtaaaagtgagggcaaagaatattgtttagtaattgtggatgCCTTTTCCAAATGGGTAGAACTTTTTCCAACCAAACGACCTGATGCATTGACTGTAGCCAAATCGTTATGCAAAAACATCATACCCCGCTATGGCATACCTGAACGAATCTATAGTGATAATGGcgctcattttgtaaatgaagtcattaaaaacataggaactatgttttgcattgaactaaaaaaccactgtgcgtaccaccctcagagcgcaggattagtagaaagaacaaatggaacagtaaaaaaccgactcaaaaagacaatggaagaaacagggagaccatggactcagtgtcttgaactagtacagctgtacatgaacatcactagtactataggattgacaccatttgagaccctttttggaagaccatttaaattgcctcactttaaaagtccctgggacatagaagatgaacctaacctagcagattatatgagaaaaatgctcgagaaacagaaaacacccactgacgaagaaacccccatctctccacaggacgacctgttggtgaaaccgggtgactgggttctaatcaggagcatcaagaggaaatgttggcattcacctaagtgggaaggaccATATCAGGTCCTGTTGACAACCCCAACAGCCCTTAAAATAGCAGAGAGAGGAACTTGGGTACACCTCACACATGTTAAAAGAGTCATCTGGGCAAACCCGGTAATCAAGTAAGGGAAGTGAAGCAAAGTCTGGTAATAGTGTGGGattctggtgttaagatccagggttgACACGAAAGCCAGTGAAGTTTTTACTGCCACTGACCTGAACTTAGGCTGACACCGGCTTTGACAAGATGGCCTTACCTAAACTGATGTGTATCACAGGAAGTATACAGGTGGTACTCCTGTTACTTATCTATTGGGGATGGTACTCATGGATTTCACAACGGTACTCGTGTAAAAGAATACCCCTAAGGGGGAAATTGGCTGAAAATTGGACAATTGACACTGTAAATAGAACTGAACAGGTGATCCATGAGTATGATCCTACGGTTAACAATTATGATTATGACCCTGCAATTGATGATTATAATCGCAACAGAGTGAGACGCTCTTTTTGTAGGGGAGGATGTACTGGGACTGCTGGGGCCAGACAGTTCACTAATCCTTGCTCCCCGACTACAACTGATACAGTCATTACCAGAGACCTTTATGTCTGTTACAATGCCACTCAGTTTGTTTCAAAAATTGTTATACCTTTTTCAATCATACGGGTGGGaggacaggccactccagaaaTGAGTTCCGGCACTCACTGGAAATGGCATGAATGGTATCTCTCCAGTGTTGATTGGGACCAAGATTGGGGAACAATTTTTACGTATACTGGTAGTGACTGGACACCATATCCTACCACCCAGCATGCCAAAGAGTGGAAGCGTAGACTAACTCTGACTCGACATGATAACCATCTCCTGCTGTCGTTTAATACTACCGATCAGCCGCTTCTAGAAAAACCTCCCAGAATACACTCATATACAGAGGCATCTTgttatcatttaacattatttgtgtACAGGCCCGGTGTTTACACTGACCCACATACCGACTTCTCAATTTgtactaacataacaaaacgaACTGACTCTTCTCCGACGACACCCACAGCGGTAGGACTGTCATTGGGTCCACAAACGTCTGTGACAAAAATTCAGATcataaatgggaaaattgaaaccgatgattggtttttggtgaccacaggaattagtggacaaagaaacaattggttgctcatggcagagcaggcagcaaaacctgccaaaaaagactgtgtagtgtgCTTAGGGCCTCGTCCAATACTGCGTGTAGTACCAGCCCCTTTGACCTCCGATTGTTTGCTTGAAATTATGGTGAACACGTTCATTCCTTTGAATCACAGGTGCATAAGTTGGGATACCATCTATCCTGTGGCCAACATGGCCAAAAATAAACCCCTGTTCTCTGAAGATGTGGCAGAGGGAAATTTTACCTGTGTTAAGCTTCCAGGTACTGGTCAAAAGTTAGGGGAACTAAATGAGACCGTGTGGTGTAGCCACACTCTCACACCACCAAGCCCTTTTAAACCCATTGCTAGAAGCGAtgtgtggtggtgtggagataataggatttttgatagattaccaaacgatgcctcgggtcactgtactctagtatcattccttttgcctgtacaagtgttgcccatgactggtgaagaactaactttaaatgccaaagcagtcgtccctgaacattggacccgcactaagcgaaacgcatggaagactgctggagatccaacttacattgacgccataggggtccctagaggggttccagatgagtataaattagctgatcagatcgcagctggttttgaatcctctatttgttggtggtgtactgttaacaaaaatgtagataggatcaattacatccattacaatgttcaaagattaagcaattggactgaggaaggattccgagcagtgcgct is from Thalassophryne amazonica chromosome 1, fThaAma1.1, whole genome shotgun sequence and encodes:
- the LOC117511339 gene encoding uncharacterized protein LOC117511339 — its product is MALPKLMCITGSIQVVLLLLIYWGWYSWISQRYSCKRIPLRGKLAENWTIDTVNRTEQVIHEYDPTVNNYDYDPAIDDYNRNRVRRSFCRGGCTGTAGARQFTNPCSPTTTDTVITRDLYVCYNATQFVSKIVIPFSIIRVGGQATPEMSSGTHWKWHEWYLSSVDWDQDWGTIFTYTGSDWTPYPTTQHAKEWKRRLTLTRHDNHLLLSFNTTDQPLLEKPPRIHSYTEASCYHLTLFVYRPGVYTDPHTDFSICTNITKRTDSSPTTPTAVGLSLGPQTSVTKIQIINGKIETDDWFLVTTGISGQRNNWLLMAEQAAKPAKKDCVVCLGPRPILRVVPAPLTSDCLLEIMVNTFIPLNHRCISWDTIYPVANMAKNKPLFSEDVAEGNFTCVKLPGTGQKLGELNETVWCSHTLTPPSPFKPIARTGKDNAQMYPLLGDNPDTDDKEGCCHDDFDDSVHLPDLFPDPGDYGEPDDDNDLQASRVTHGPRSSAMRMDQVREQGYKPTLFQDHDKHLMGEEIGKLTKMSTYAWYEPFKVASIWAKRNLGRRLKDETLEQVEAVLVGKLTDQSTFLIEPASRETVPPNTDNTKATEKDKTGFMYTGQEKDKTGFMHTGPTGGTYHDSHSFL